A single genomic interval of Halorubrum aethiopicum harbors:
- a CDS encoding BCCT family transporter yields MSDAEEADGPIATFREEIDPTVFAFGALITLGVIVAFFINPSAVESGISSLNNQLLGAFNWALLLIVFLIVLFLLFLIVGPWGAIKLGDEPPEYSFLSFFAMLYSAGFAAGVVFWGPTEALFYYSNPSPLFSTVEGGTAEAMTIAVQQTLFHWALPQLAVFTIMGIAIGYFAYNYESVPLRVSSALTPILGADNLDGPLAKVVDVLAVFATIGGVATSLGFIGSQFVTGLDYQWGINMGDLGILLVVTMMTLLFTTSMVLGVDKGIRRLSNFNMVLFVALMLVTFVVGPTLFLVLLGTQAFGGMISEFVSMSLFTGAGPMGAGESGATGWMNAWTVFYWAWALSWSPFAGLFIARISKGRTVREVAFTGIVATSGATIPWFTFVGGTAVWAQHNGIADFGAVIAGEAGPEVSGFILFEALNFTLNLGGASMTIPIGSVLIYVFMILVTTFFVTSADSSTLAVSMMTTGGKAKPSNINRIFWGVVLGMTAAILMILGGTGSANTLQQAAIITGTPFAFVCFLAMLALIKDFGENYDQVLFQNDTVLYGSKDDSGSGSGSVAGSDDD; encoded by the coding sequence GTGAGCGACGCGGAGGAGGCGGACGGTCCGATCGCGACGTTCCGGGAGGAGATCGACCCGACCGTCTTCGCGTTCGGCGCGCTGATAACCCTGGGCGTGATCGTCGCGTTCTTCATCAATCCGTCCGCCGTCGAGAGCGGCATCTCGTCGCTGAACAACCAGCTGCTCGGCGCGTTCAACTGGGCGCTGCTGCTCATCGTCTTCCTGATCGTGTTGTTCCTGCTGTTCCTGATCGTGGGGCCGTGGGGCGCCATCAAGCTCGGCGACGAGCCGCCGGAGTACAGCTTCCTCTCCTTCTTCGCGATGTTGTACTCGGCTGGCTTCGCGGCGGGCGTCGTCTTCTGGGGTCCGACCGAGGCGCTGTTCTACTACAGCAACCCCTCGCCGCTGTTCAGTACCGTCGAGGGCGGAACGGCCGAGGCGATGACGATCGCCGTCCAGCAGACGCTGTTCCACTGGGCGCTACCGCAGCTCGCGGTGTTCACCATCATGGGCATCGCGATCGGCTACTTCGCGTACAACTACGAGAGCGTCCCGCTGCGCGTCTCCTCGGCGCTCACGCCGATCCTCGGTGCCGACAACCTCGACGGTCCGCTCGCGAAGGTCGTCGACGTCCTCGCCGTCTTCGCGACGATCGGCGGCGTCGCCACGTCGCTCGGGTTCATCGGGAGCCAGTTCGTCACCGGGCTCGACTACCAGTGGGGGATCAACATGGGCGATCTCGGCATCCTGCTCGTCGTCACCATGATGACCCTGCTTTTCACGACCTCGATGGTGCTCGGGGTCGACAAGGGGATCCGCCGGCTCTCGAACTTCAACATGGTGCTCTTCGTCGCGCTCATGCTCGTGACGTTCGTCGTGGGTCCGACGCTGTTCCTCGTGCTGCTCGGGACGCAGGCGTTCGGCGGCATGATCAGCGAGTTCGTCTCGATGAGCCTCTTCACCGGTGCCGGACCGATGGGCGCGGGCGAGTCGGGCGCGACCGGCTGGATGAACGCGTGGACGGTGTTCTACTGGGCGTGGGCGCTCTCGTGGTCGCCGTTCGCGGGGCTGTTCATCGCGCGGATCTCCAAGGGGCGGACCGTCCGTGAGGTCGCCTTTACCGGGATCGTCGCGACCTCCGGCGCAACGATCCCGTGGTTCACGTTCGTCGGCGGCACCGCGGTCTGGGCACAGCACAACGGTATCGCTGACTTCGGCGCGGTGATCGCCGGCGAGGCCGGGCCGGAGGTGTCCGGGTTCATCCTCTTCGAGGCGCTGAACTTCACGTTGAACCTCGGCGGAGCGTCGATGACGATCCCGATCGGGTCCGTGCTGATCTACGTGTTCATGATCCTCGTGACGACCTTCTTCGTCACGTCCGCGGACTCCTCGACGCTCGCCGTCTCGATGATGACGACCGGCGGGAAGGCCAAGCCGTCGAACATCAACCGGATCTTCTGGGGCGTCGTCCTCGGGATGACCGCGGCGATCCTGATGATCCTCGGCGGCACCGGCAGCGCGAACACGCTCCAGCAGGCGGCGATCATCACCGGAACGCCGTTCGCCTTCGTCTGCTTCCTCGCGATGTTGGCGCTGATCAAGGACTTCGGCGAGAACTACGATCAGGTGCTCTTCCAGAACGACACCGTGTTGTACGGATCGAAGGACGACTCCGGATCGGGGTCCGGGTCCGTCGCCGGGTCC